From one Luteipulveratus mongoliensis genomic stretch:
- a CDS encoding ArsA-related P-loop ATPase yields MTAPRPDAPPWQGARLHIVTGKGGTGKTTVAAALAMALASEGQRVLLAEVEGRQGISQTFDVPQLDIKETRVARGLRGGEVVGLSIDAKAALLEYLQMFYKLGRAGGVLEKFGVIDFATTIAPGVRDVLLIGKVYEAVRRREGGRRKDGALLYDAVVLDAPPTGRVGRFLNVNHEVAGLAKVGPIRQQADSITAMLRSSQTVVHLVTLLEEMPVQETIDAAAELDRIGLQVGGVVINQEREPALSPAAIKALRSDLDATPLEKDLAEAGLRVGPVLVDGLIQTGLDLADRLDLEVQERDELTGLNRPTYHLPLLHEGLDAGGLRELAGSLIQQGMV; encoded by the coding sequence GTGACCGCTCCCCGACCCGACGCGCCTCCATGGCAGGGTGCCCGGCTGCACATCGTGACCGGCAAGGGCGGCACCGGCAAGACCACCGTCGCGGCGGCCCTGGCGATGGCCCTGGCCTCCGAAGGTCAGCGCGTGCTGCTCGCCGAGGTCGAGGGCCGGCAGGGCATCAGTCAGACCTTCGACGTGCCGCAGCTCGACATCAAGGAGACCCGCGTCGCCCGGGGACTGCGCGGCGGTGAGGTCGTCGGTCTGTCGATCGATGCCAAGGCCGCGCTGCTGGAGTACCTCCAGATGTTCTACAAGCTCGGCCGCGCGGGCGGCGTGCTCGAGAAGTTCGGCGTCATCGACTTCGCCACCACCATCGCGCCGGGCGTGCGCGACGTCCTGCTGATCGGCAAGGTCTACGAGGCCGTACGCCGTCGCGAGGGTGGGCGCCGCAAGGACGGGGCCTTGCTGTACGACGCCGTCGTGCTCGATGCCCCGCCCACCGGCCGTGTGGGCAGGTTCTTGAACGTCAACCACGAGGTGGCCGGTCTGGCGAAGGTAGGCCCGATCCGGCAGCAGGCCGACTCCATCACCGCGATGCTGCGGTCGTCCCAGACCGTCGTCCACCTCGTCACGCTGCTGGAGGAGATGCCGGTGCAGGAGACGATCGACGCGGCCGCCGAGCTGGACCGGATCGGCCTTCAGGTCGGCGGAGTCGTCATCAACCAGGAGCGTGAGCCGGCCCTGTCGCCCGCCGCGATCAAGGCCCTGCGCTCCGATCTCGATGCAACACCGCTCGAGAAGGACCTCGCCGAGGCTGGGCTGCGCGTCGGTCCAGTCCTGGTCGATGGCTTGATCCAGACCGGGCTCGACCTCGCGGACCGCCTCGACCTGGAGGTGCAAGAACGCGACGAGCTCACCGGGCTCAACCGGCCGACGTACCACCTGCCGTTGCTGCATGAGGGCCTGGACGCCGGCGGCCTGCGCGAGCTGGCCGGCTCACTGATCCAGCAGGGGATGGTCTGA
- a CDS encoding ArsA family ATPase, whose product MTADTGALSVDDLIANRATRTIVCCGSGGVGKTTTAAAVAVRAAEAGRAVAVLTIDPAKRLAQALGLEAMGNEPEPVPTVDTSAGGSLDAMMLDMKRTFDEVVLNHAAPDKAEQILANPFYQAVSSSFAGTQEYMAMERLGQLMSEEVDGRPRWDLIVVDTPPSRSALDFLDAPKRLGSFLDGRFIRLLMAPAKVGGRAYLKVVSVGMGAVSGAITKILGAQMLSDVQTFVAALDTMFGGFRERAEDTFALLQDPGTSFLVVATPERDALREASYFVDRLAEEGMPLAGLVVNRVQMTYVGSLSAARAVAAAEGLEGAPNRAGWSAEDSAALLRVHADLAEQSVRHAAAIGRFTASHPDIAQVQVPAGAHDVNDVDELRRIGDSLAGL is encoded by the coding sequence ATGACCGCCGATACCGGTGCGCTGAGTGTCGATGACCTGATCGCCAACCGGGCCACGCGCACCATCGTGTGCTGCGGGTCTGGCGGCGTCGGCAAGACCACGACGGCTGCTGCGGTCGCGGTCCGCGCGGCCGAGGCGGGTCGTGCGGTGGCCGTGCTGACGATCGACCCGGCCAAGCGGCTCGCCCAGGCGCTCGGGCTCGAGGCGATGGGCAACGAGCCCGAACCTGTGCCCACCGTCGACACCTCCGCCGGCGGCTCGCTCGACGCGATGATGCTCGACATGAAGCGGACCTTCGATGAGGTCGTGCTCAACCACGCGGCTCCGGACAAGGCCGAGCAGATCCTGGCGAACCCGTTCTACCAAGCGGTGTCGAGCTCGTTCGCGGGCACGCAGGAGTACATGGCGATGGAGCGGCTGGGCCAGCTGATGAGCGAGGAGGTCGACGGTCGACCGCGCTGGGACCTGATCGTCGTCGACACCCCACCGTCACGGTCCGCGCTGGACTTCCTCGACGCACCGAAACGGCTCGGTTCGTTCTTGGACGGTCGTTTCATCCGGCTGCTGATGGCGCCGGCCAAGGTCGGCGGCCGCGCCTACCTCAAGGTCGTGTCCGTTGGGATGGGCGCCGTGAGCGGCGCGATCACCAAGATCCTGGGCGCACAGATGCTGTCGGACGTGCAGACGTTCGTGGCCGCGCTCGACACGATGTTCGGCGGATTCCGCGAGCGCGCGGAGGACACCTTCGCGCTGCTGCAGGACCCCGGCACGTCATTCCTCGTGGTCGCAACTCCTGAACGCGACGCACTGCGTGAGGCGTCGTACTTCGTCGACCGGCTCGCCGAGGAGGGCATGCCCCTGGCTGGACTCGTGGTCAACCGGGTGCAGATGACGTATGTCGGCTCCCTGTCCGCCGCGCGCGCCGTCGCCGCCGCCGAGGGCCTGGAGGGCGCACCGAACCGCGCGGGATGGTCAGCGGAAGACTCGGCCGCGCTGCTTCGCGTCCACGCGGATCTGGCTGAGCAGTCCGTGCGGCACGCGGCCGCGATCGGCCGATTCACGGCATCGCACCCGGACATCGCCCAGGTGCAGGTGCCGGCAGGCGCTCACGACGTCAACGACGTCGATGAGCTCAGGAGGATTGGTGACAGCCTCGCCGGTCTTTAA
- a CDS encoding WhiB family transcriptional regulator: protein MTAIAPEVTLWDDNWAARAVCRTGSPDELFAKGAAQQTAKIVCQRCPVVAECLADALDNRTEYGVWGGMTERERRALLRRRPEVRSWASLFKTARADEATTE from the coding sequence ATGACAGCGATTGCTCCTGAAGTTACTCTCTGGGACGACAACTGGGCCGCGAGGGCCGTATGTCGCACTGGATCGCCTGATGAGCTCTTTGCCAAGGGCGCCGCGCAGCAGACTGCCAAAATCGTCTGCCAGCGTTGTCCTGTCGTCGCCGAATGCCTGGCCGACGCACTGGATAACCGCACTGAGTACGGCGTGTGGGGCGGAATGACCGAGCGTGAGCGTCGTGCTCTGCTCCGTCGCCGCCCCGAGGTCCGTTCCTGGGCTTCCTTGTTCAAGACTGCACGCGCTGACGAGGCCACCACCGAGTAG
- a CDS encoding transglycosylase domain-containing protein: protein MPQGTRVTNVLSLLGALLATSLVMGLLAAGLVLPAVGATGQATKSSIKMFNDLPEDFQLNPLNQQSRILASDGSVIATPYDENRIVVPLKKIAPIMQQAQVAIEDKRFYEHGGADPQGLARAVVSNFVSSGTQGGSTLTQQYVKVVQQSQALKKNDKKAAEEATSRSGTEGYLRKLQQLKYAISLEQKMTKPQILEGYLNTVYFGDQQYGVEAAAKHYFGVSASKLSISQAATLAGTVQRPGATDPIHNPEASTARRNTVLDRMLEQKYITPEQHAQARAKPLKDDLHVTHFDQSCASSKYAYFCYYVTDWLLQQPALGKTAKERTQSLQAGGLTVQTSMDPKKMAIIDRTLKSSVPVGNAQDVQTAAVQIQPGTGLVVSMGQNTNYSNTRTAGKTGYNYVVQKTTNANAGFSVGSAGKIFTLIEAMKQGHKVNSNVEVPAYNESREGDPARAFTHSDFPGACGLGRGEVWHVRNDAPFDAGPRTLTNVTGYSINTAFAKLVSQLGACKVGDDYATLGVTKANGKPLQHTPSTVTLGAYSTPLMLANAYATVAAGGKYCAPRPVVAIKNGAGKALPLKTTPCRQVISKEVASGVIKLLHAPLEMKGGTATGPPSRLAGGRDAFGKTGTMNQAISTWFVGSTPQLTTGVWVGRANDGPNGGKANGLAPMKNIRLPGIAGGGTNSYVFGGTLAAPMWKKIMDASLAGQPEPRFAQPPASIMGEAAPPPTTPVSATVPPPTGKKETPKPPRKPDPTKTVNPPFPWPTKPGGGGHKPPPTFTVPPPPDEH, encoded by the coding sequence ATGCCACAAGGGACCCGCGTGACCAACGTGCTGAGCCTCCTCGGAGCACTCCTCGCCACCTCGCTGGTCATGGGTCTGCTCGCTGCCGGGCTGGTGCTGCCAGCGGTCGGCGCGACGGGCCAGGCCACCAAGAGCAGCATCAAGATGTTCAACGACCTGCCTGAGGACTTCCAGCTCAACCCGCTGAATCAGCAGTCGCGGATCCTGGCCTCCGACGGCTCGGTCATTGCCACGCCGTACGACGAGAACCGCATCGTGGTGCCGCTGAAGAAGATCGCGCCGATCATGCAGCAGGCGCAGGTGGCGATCGAGGACAAGCGTTTCTACGAGCACGGTGGCGCCGACCCCCAGGGTCTGGCCCGCGCGGTCGTCTCCAACTTCGTGAGCAGCGGCACCCAGGGTGGTTCGACGCTGACACAGCAGTACGTCAAGGTCGTCCAGCAGAGCCAGGCCCTGAAGAAGAACGACAAGAAAGCGGCCGAGGAGGCCACGTCTCGCTCTGGCACCGAGGGTTATCTGCGCAAGCTGCAGCAGCTGAAGTACGCCATCTCGCTCGAGCAGAAGATGACCAAGCCGCAGATCCTCGAGGGCTACCTCAACACCGTCTACTTCGGCGACCAGCAGTACGGCGTCGAGGCGGCGGCCAAGCACTACTTCGGCGTATCGGCGTCCAAGCTGAGCATCTCGCAGGCCGCGACCCTCGCCGGCACCGTGCAGCGCCCGGGTGCCACGGACCCGATCCACAACCCCGAGGCTTCGACCGCTCGGCGCAACACCGTGCTGGACCGGATGCTCGAGCAGAAATACATCACGCCCGAGCAGCACGCCCAGGCACGCGCCAAGCCGTTGAAGGATGACCTGCACGTCACCCACTTCGACCAGAGCTGCGCGTCCTCGAAGTACGCCTACTTCTGCTACTACGTCACGGACTGGCTGCTCCAGCAGCCGGCACTCGGTAAGACCGCCAAGGAACGTACGCAGTCGCTGCAGGCCGGCGGCCTGACCGTACAGACGTCGATGGATCCGAAGAAGATGGCCATCATCGACAGAACGCTGAAGTCGAGCGTGCCGGTCGGCAATGCGCAGGACGTCCAGACGGCCGCGGTGCAGATTCAGCCCGGCACCGGCCTGGTCGTGAGCATGGGCCAGAACACCAACTACAGCAACACGCGCACGGCGGGCAAAACCGGTTACAACTACGTGGTCCAGAAGACCACCAACGCGAACGCCGGCTTCTCGGTCGGATCGGCCGGCAAGATCTTCACGCTGATCGAAGCGATGAAGCAAGGCCACAAGGTGAATTCCAACGTCGAGGTGCCGGCGTACAACGAGTCTCGCGAGGGTGACCCGGCTCGCGCCTTCACCCACTCCGACTTTCCGGGCGCGTGCGGCCTGGGCCGTGGAGAGGTTTGGCACGTCCGCAATGACGCACCCTTCGACGCCGGCCCTCGAACACTCACCAATGTCACTGGGTACTCGATCAACACTGCGTTCGCCAAGCTGGTCAGTCAGCTCGGCGCCTGCAAGGTCGGCGATGACTACGCCACGCTCGGGGTCACCAAAGCCAACGGCAAGCCGCTGCAGCACACACCGTCGACCGTGACCCTCGGCGCATACAGCACGCCTCTCATGCTCGCCAACGCGTACGCCACCGTCGCCGCCGGCGGTAAGTACTGCGCCCCGCGCCCGGTCGTGGCCATCAAGAACGGCGCTGGCAAGGCCCTGCCGCTCAAGACCACACCGTGCAGGCAGGTCATCTCCAAGGAGGTCGCGTCCGGCGTCATCAAGCTGCTGCACGCTCCGTTGGAGATGAAGGGCGGAACGGCGACCGGCCCGCCGTCGCGACTGGCCGGCGGACGCGATGCTTTCGGCAAGACGGGCACGATGAACCAGGCCATCTCTACGTGGTTCGTCGGTTCGACGCCGCAGCTCACGACCGGCGTGTGGGTCGGTCGCGCGAATGACGGCCCCAACGGGGGTAAGGCCAATGGCCTCGCGCCGATGAAGAACATCCGTCTGCCTGGCATCGCGGGCGGTGGCACCAACAGCTACGTCTTCGGTGGCACGCTCGCCGCGCCCATGTGGAAGAAGATCATGGACGCCTCGCTCGCGGGTCAGCCCGAGCCGCGGTTCGCGCAGCCGCCGGCGAGCATCATGGGCGAGGCAGCGCCCCCGCCGACCACGCCGGTCAGCGCCACCGTGCCTCCGCCGACGGGTAAGAAGGAAACGCCGAAGCCGCCGCGCAAGCCCGACCCCACCAAGACGGTCAACCCGCCGTTCCCCTGGCCCACCAAGCCCGGCGGAGGTGGCCACAAGCCGCCGCCGACCTTCACGGTCCCGCCGCCACCGGACGAGCACTAG
- a CDS encoding GatB/YqeY domain-containing protein has protein sequence MTDLKSTLRSNLTDAIRARDQLRSNTLRMTIAAIGNAEVAGKEAKTLTDDEVLQVITKEAKKRRESAEAYDGAGRTELADTERAELEILETYLPKQLSDEEIEAIVTDAVAETGASGMGQMGQVMKVVQPKIAGQAEGGRVAAAVKRALSV, from the coding sequence ATGACCGACCTGAAGTCCACCCTCCGCTCCAACCTCACTGACGCCATCCGCGCCCGCGACCAGCTGCGCTCCAACACGCTGCGCATGACCATCGCCGCCATCGGCAACGCGGAGGTCGCCGGCAAGGAGGCCAAGACGCTGACCGACGACGAGGTCCTCCAGGTCATCACCAAGGAGGCCAAGAAGCGTCGCGAGTCGGCGGAGGCGTACGACGGTGCCGGGCGTACGGAGCTTGCGGACACCGAGCGGGCCGAGCTGGAGATCCTCGAGACCTACCTGCCCAAGCAGCTCAGCGACGAGGAGATCGAGGCCATCGTGACGGACGCGGTCGCCGAGACCGGTGCGTCAGGGATGGGCCAGATGGGGCAGGTCATGAAGGTGGTGCAGCCCAAGATCGCGGGCCAGGCCGAGGGTGGCCGCGTCGCCGCCGCTGTGAAGCGTGCCCTGAGCGTCTGA
- a CDS encoding metallophosphoesterase — protein sequence MSVVRRAAALTVGAGVSCLAWATLVERHWYAVRRATLPVLAPGSKPLRVLHVSDLHLVPRQEHRIRWVQGLAGLEPDYVVNTGDNCSDLDAIPAVLRAFEPLLETPGCFVLGSNDYYAPKLKNPMRYFNDSHRRGEELGVPTLPVRELVDGFESGGWTNLNNRRTNTEIRGVPVELAGVDDPHLDYDRYADVAAPADPQAGLTLGVVHAPYTRVLDAMAADGAQLILAGHTHGGQLAVPFYGALVTNCDLDQRRARGVSRWWPGAVGQPDGMAPPGATWLNVSAGLGHSKYAPARFACRPEASLLTLVPRQTEPIS from the coding sequence ATGTCTGTCGTACGCCGCGCTGCCGCACTGACCGTCGGCGCCGGCGTCTCGTGCCTCGCCTGGGCGACTCTGGTCGAGCGTCATTGGTACGCCGTGCGCCGCGCCACCCTGCCTGTCCTGGCTCCCGGCAGCAAGCCGCTCCGGGTCCTCCACGTGTCCGATCTGCACCTCGTGCCACGGCAGGAGCACCGCATCCGGTGGGTGCAGGGGCTGGCCGGGCTGGAGCCGGACTACGTCGTCAACACCGGCGACAACTGCTCCGACCTCGACGCGATCCCTGCCGTGCTGCGCGCGTTCGAGCCGCTGCTGGAGACGCCCGGCTGCTTCGTGCTCGGGTCCAACGACTACTACGCGCCGAAGCTCAAGAATCCGATGCGCTACTTCAACGACTCGCACCGCCGCGGCGAGGAGCTGGGCGTGCCGACGCTGCCGGTCCGAGAGCTGGTCGATGGCTTCGAGTCGGGCGGCTGGACCAACCTCAACAACCGACGTACGAACACCGAGATCCGAGGCGTACCAGTCGAACTCGCGGGTGTCGACGATCCGCACCTCGACTACGACAGGTACGCCGACGTGGCGGCGCCCGCCGACCCGCAAGCCGGACTGACCCTGGGAGTCGTGCACGCGCCGTACACCCGCGTGCTCGACGCGATGGCCGCCGACGGCGCGCAGCTGATCCTCGCCGGGCACACGCACGGCGGACAGCTCGCGGTGCCGTTCTACGGCGCGCTGGTGACCAACTGCGACCTCGATCAGCGGCGCGCGCGGGGGGTCTCGCGGTGGTGGCCGGGGGCAGTCGGACAGCCTGACGGGATGGCTCCGCCCGGTGCGACGTGGCTCAATGTGTCGGCCGGGCTGGGCCACAGCAAGTACGCCCCGGCACGGTTCGCGTGCCGCCCTGAGGCGAGTCTGCTGACGCTCGTACCGCGACAGACAGAACCGATTTCCTGA
- a CDS encoding enoyl-CoA hydratase-related protein — protein sequence MQQITYEVTDHTALITLNRPDARNAYTSQMADEIVVALAAAAGDGDVRVVVLTGAGADFCVGADLSGGRLKVVEKQADQPWLEPASRVTRPLYEFDKPVIAAVTGAAVGVGSTMILPADFRIAAQDSRFGFVFSRRGLYPEGGSTWFLPRLVGLGRASDWMISGRLIPATEALNAGLVTELRPAEDVLDRALELAEEIATTTAPVSTAVIRKALARMSTLESPDAVFGLDSRLIDSCSDSADTLEGITSFLERRPPRFPGRVPDDLPDFLPW from the coding sequence GTGCAGCAGATCACCTACGAGGTCACCGACCACACCGCCCTGATCACCCTGAACCGTCCCGACGCGCGCAACGCTTACACCTCCCAGATGGCTGACGAGATCGTCGTCGCCCTGGCCGCCGCGGCGGGCGACGGCGATGTCCGGGTCGTCGTGCTCACCGGAGCCGGCGCGGACTTCTGCGTCGGCGCCGATCTCAGCGGCGGTCGCCTCAAGGTCGTCGAGAAGCAGGCCGATCAACCCTGGCTGGAGCCGGCCAGCCGGGTGACGCGACCGCTGTACGAGTTCGACAAGCCCGTGATCGCAGCCGTCACTGGCGCGGCGGTCGGCGTCGGCTCGACGATGATCTTGCCGGCCGACTTCCGAATCGCCGCTCAGGACAGCAGGTTCGGCTTCGTCTTCTCACGGCGCGGGCTGTATCCCGAAGGCGGCTCGACGTGGTTCCTTCCTCGGCTGGTCGGCCTCGGGCGTGCGTCCGACTGGATGATCAGCGGACGACTCATCCCGGCGACCGAGGCGTTGAACGCAGGTCTGGTCACCGAGCTCCGGCCCGCAGAGGACGTCCTCGACCGCGCGCTGGAGCTGGCGGAGGAGATCGCGACCACCACAGCACCCGTGTCGACGGCAGTCATCCGCAAGGCGTTGGCCCGGATGAGCACGCTGGAGTCGCCGGACGCGGTCTTCGGCCTCGACTCACGACTCATCGACAGCTGCAGCGACAGTGCCGACACCCTCGAAGGCATCACGTCCTTCCTCGAGCGCCGGCCGCCGCGATTCCCGGGACGCGTGCCGGACGACCTCCCCGACTTCCTGCCGTGGTGA
- a CDS encoding TetR/AcrR family transcriptional regulator produces MSTTRVRRTPREAQALILEAAERLLVEGGPPAVQVRAVAQRVGMTDAGVTHHFRSREGLLIALLRHGGRRLRKAVEGVTGTWVDERASVAELVDGIADVYEEGYGELAIALHAAGWRDEGSGMLDPVVEVLHQARNRTEGQQPRRAETRLAVAALHQALATEPSYGSSFRRSAGMSEVAADRSRQQRQWWVNTLIKTLDIT; encoded by the coding sequence ATGAGCACCACCCGTGTCCGCCGGACTCCTCGGGAGGCCCAGGCCCTCATCCTTGAAGCCGCAGAACGGCTCCTCGTCGAGGGCGGCCCTCCGGCCGTTCAGGTCCGTGCTGTTGCGCAGCGCGTCGGGATGACCGACGCCGGCGTGACGCACCATTTCCGCAGTCGCGAGGGGCTGTTGATCGCCCTGCTGCGCCACGGCGGACGCCGCCTTCGCAAGGCCGTGGAAGGAGTCACCGGCACATGGGTCGATGAGCGCGCCTCGGTGGCCGAGCTCGTGGACGGCATTGCTGATGTCTATGAAGAGGGCTACGGCGAGCTCGCCATCGCGCTGCATGCGGCCGGTTGGCGTGATGAGGGCAGCGGGATGCTCGACCCAGTCGTCGAGGTGCTTCATCAGGCCCGCAACCGGACCGAGGGTCAGCAGCCACGGCGGGCTGAGACTCGTCTGGCGGTCGCGGCGCTGCACCAAGCGCTGGCTACCGAGCCGTCCTACGGATCGTCGTTCCGTCGCAGTGCAGGCATGAGCGAGGTCGCCGCTGACCGCAGCCGCCAGCAACGTCAGTGGTGGGTCAACACGCTGATCAAGACCCTGGACATCACCTGA
- a CDS encoding alpha/beta fold hydrolase: MTELVLRGPDATLVGTVTGSGPPAVLLHAGGERRRVWEPVARTLEGAGFASIAYDQRGHGDSDGHGADELPSYASDVVRIVETADAAPVLVGASLGGLAAILALQDAGLEARVAGLVLVDVVPDPPPDSTRRFLQDTAGTLAQRRLVPDILDRSATLRAITGGLRLPVLLVRGGGTSPLTDADVERFVELVPHARLATVERSGHLIARDAPVELAGHLIEHLQDAQVRRRRIQRFLDDAHAADTAHPGGTLLAHLHRTGDTLERWSAPAWVVDAARVHAAYGTDGFPHPMPGADPQLLTAVVGARSEQLVARYGSCSRRESYPTFLTDAPVLVDRRTGRKTPLDAIDLRAFVELTAANEIDVFTHSPELAAAHGADVAALFRRWLPLFGDSARTAVEKWARAT; this comes from the coding sequence ATGACCGAGCTCGTGCTGCGTGGGCCGGATGCCACGCTCGTCGGGACCGTCACCGGCTCTGGTCCTCCAGCCGTACTCCTGCACGCCGGCGGCGAACGCCGGCGCGTGTGGGAGCCCGTCGCGCGGACGCTGGAGGGTGCTGGGTTCGCCAGCATCGCGTACGACCAACGCGGCCATGGCGACAGCGACGGCCATGGTGCCGATGAGCTTCCGTCGTACGCCTCCGACGTCGTCCGGATCGTTGAAACCGCTGACGCCGCACCAGTTCTCGTCGGCGCTTCACTCGGTGGACTCGCAGCGATCCTTGCACTGCAGGACGCCGGCCTGGAGGCACGCGTCGCGGGTTTGGTCCTCGTGGACGTCGTGCCCGACCCACCGCCGGACAGCACTCGCCGGTTCTTGCAGGACACTGCAGGCACGCTCGCTCAACGCCGCCTCGTCCCGGACATTCTGGATCGCAGTGCGACGCTGCGTGCAATCACTGGAGGGCTGCGCCTCCCGGTCCTTCTCGTACGCGGCGGCGGCACCTCGCCGCTCACGGACGCCGATGTCGAGCGGTTCGTGGAGCTCGTGCCACACGCGCGGCTGGCCACGGTCGAGCGGAGCGGCCACCTCATCGCGCGCGACGCTCCCGTCGAGCTCGCCGGCCACCTGATCGAGCATCTCCAGGACGCGCAGGTTCGCCGTCGACGGATCCAGAGGTTTCTGGATGACGCCCACGCCGCAGACACCGCGCACCCTGGCGGCACTCTGCTCGCCCATCTTCATCGCACCGGCGACACACTCGAACGCTGGTCTGCCCCGGCCTGGGTCGTTGATGCGGCCCGCGTCCACGCCGCGTACGGCACCGATGGCTTTCCGCATCCCATGCCGGGCGCCGACCCGCAGCTCCTCACCGCGGTCGTCGGTGCGCGCAGTGAGCAGCTCGTCGCGCGCTACGGCTCGTGCAGCCGCCGGGAGAGCTATCCAACCTTCCTCACTGACGCGCCCGTGCTCGTGGACCGACGAACTGGCCGGAAGACGCCGTTGGACGCCATCGACCTACGCGCGTTCGTCGAGCTGACGGCGGCCAACGAGATCGACGTCTTCACGCATTCACCAGAGCTCGCCGCCGCGCACGGCGCCGATGTCGCAGCGCTGTTTCGCCGGTGGCTGCCGCTCTTCGGCGACTCGGCTCGCACGGCGGTCGAGAAATGGGCGCGCGCAACATGA